One stretch of Anabas testudineus chromosome 24, fAnaTes1.2, whole genome shotgun sequence DNA includes these proteins:
- the cipcb gene encoding CLOCK-interacting pacemaker — protein sequence MSTKRKAENHSRGANRPQMLKSGDSLAESERDSGFSDASSEHMSTMGTTDSEDSSHLVVQKTAGTAPQPSQLAVVGGSYSSLSPMIIMNNVLLEQPGENPPALKPWGFSPTVEVVQPVVQQPQVVFIQPVVSHQTSSVSKDTSRHRRPKKILPILKSYPKIAPHPGDGSSTSSGRGTASLSSSSPLPSSSSSSSGSDRGSSLNSNHLEHCQRAKRPRSLCGSAINSGSTTPSLPSTPSIRSPLLQSRLSLPTPESSSSSSSSPAIERPSTAVSQSECTTSLSFSHTSGFKNQTVPVPQVVSQENISAGEHDHSDSDAEIKRKRFCNTYNILSKSGLLDITLRTKELLRQNRRTQNDLDRLKEHTDLFLQALKSGDTCILVKLQARLREEDKDKDKESERAQNSLTAD from the exons ATGAGCACCAAGAGGAAGGCGGAGAATCATTCAAGGGGAGCAAACAGACCTCAAATGCTGAAGTCTGGAGACTCCCTGGCAGAGTCGGAGAGAGACTCTGGTTTCTCAG ATGCAAGCTCAGAGCACATGAGCACAATGGGCACCACAGACTCTGAGGATTCATCCCACCTTGTTGTCCAAAAAACTGCTGGCACAGCCCCCCAGCCTTCTCAGCTTGCTGTTGTGGGAGGCTCCTACTCCAGTCTCTCTCCCATGATCATCATGAACAATGTTCTCCTCGAGCAG CCTGGAGAAAATCCTCCTGCTCTGAAGCCCTGGGGGTTTAGTCCCACAGTGGAGGTGGTTCAGCCTGTGGTCCAGCAGCCTCAGGTGGTCTTTATCCAGCCTGTGGTCTCTCATCAAACTTCTTCTGTGTCAAAAGACACCTCTAGACACAGGCGCCCTAAAAAAATTCTTCCTATCCTGAAATCTTACCCTAAGATTGCTCCACATCCTGGAGATGGTTCCAGTACCAGTTCAGGGAGAGGAACTGCttctttgtcttcctcctcccccttaccttcttcctcctcctcctcctcaggttCAGACAGAGGTAGCAGTCTGAACTCTAACCACTTGGAACACTGTCAAAGAGCGAAGCGGCCAAGAAGTCTGTGTGGTAGTGCTATTAACTCTGGCTCAACTACTCCAAGTCTTCCATCTACCCCCAGCATCAGATCTCCCCTGCTTCAGAGCAGACTTTCTCTCCCCACaccagaaagcagcagcagcagcagcagcagtcctgCCATTGAAAGGCCTTCAACAGCTGTCAGCCAGTCAGAGTGTACCACGtccctttctttttctcacaccAGTGGTTTCAAAAACCAGACAGTCCCTGTTCCCCAGGTAGTCTCTCAGGAGAATATCTCTGCAGGAGAACATGaccacagtgacagtgatgctgAAATAAAGAGGAAGCGCTTCTGCAACACCTACAACATCTTGAGCAAATCCGGTCTGCTAGACATAACACTCCGCACAAAGGAGCTCCTCCGGCAGAACCGACGCACGCAGAATGATTTGGACCGGTTAAAAGAACATACAGACCTCTTCCTTCAGGCTCTGAAGAGTGGTGACACTTGTATTTTGGTTAAGCTACAGGCCAGACTTCGggaggaagacaaagacaaagataaagagagtgagagagctcAGAACAGCTTAACAGCAGATTAG